The nucleotide sequence TGGCCGGACCCGCAGCCATCGTCTTCCTGGCCTTCGTGATCTTCCCGGTCGCGATCGCCGCCTACTACGGCTTCTTCCGCTGGCAGGGATACGGGCCGGCCACCGACTTCATCGGCCTGCAGAACTACATCACCATCCTCCAGGACTCCGCCTTCCAGCAGGCTCTGCTGCACAACGGGATCATCGTGATCGGCTCCCTGGTGCTCCAGGGGCCGGCGGCCATCCTGCTGGCGCTCCTGCTCAACCGCAAGATGCGCGGGCAGTCCCTGATCCGCGTCCTGATCTTCGTGCCGTACGTGATCGCCGAGGTCGTCGTCGGCACCGGGTGGAGCCTGATGCTCTCCACGAAGGGCGCCCTCAACGGGCTCCTGGAGAACCTCGGGCTCGGGTTCCTCACGCAGGACTGGCTGTCCAACCCGAGCCTGGCGATCTGGACGCTGCTGGCCATCCTGACCTGGAAGTACGTCGGCTTCGCCGTCATCCTCTTCCTCGCCGGGCTCCAGGGCATCCCGGAGGAGCTGTACGAAGCGGCCGCCCTCGACGGCGCGTCGTACTGGCAGATCCAGCGACGGATCTCCCTGCCGCTCCTCGGCCCGACGCTGCGCATCTGGGCGTTCCTCTCCATCATCGGAGCGCTCCAGCTGTTCGACCTCGTCTACATCATCTGGGGCCAGTACGTCGCCTCGACCGCCGGCACCTCGACCATGGCGACCTACATGGTCGCCAACGGCCGCAACGCCGGCAACTTCGGCTACGGAAACGCCGTCGCCGTCGTCATCTTCCTGATCTCCCTGATCGTCGCCCTGTTCTATCAGCGGTTCGTGCTGCGGCGCGACACCGAGGGCGCGCTCACGGGTGACAGGCGCACCGGAAGGAAGAAGCGATGAGCGCCTTCACCGTCATCCCCGACGCGCCGGACGCGCCGGGCGTCCTGGATGCGCCCGACCGCAAGAAGGCCAAGGGGCTGCCCTGGGGCTCCCCCACCGTCTACTTCGTCGCCCTCGTCGTCATCGCGCTGATGCTGGCGCCGATCGCGTACATCGTGATCGGCGGGTTCCGCACCAACTCCCAGATCACGGTCGACCCGGCCGGATTCCCCAACCCGTGGAACGCCGCCAACTACATCGGCGTGCTCACGGGCGGGGTGTTCTGGCAGGAGGTGCTCAACTCGACCATCGTCGCCGTCGTGACGACGGTCGGCGTGATCATCCTCGGCCTGATGGCCAGCTATGTGCTCGCCCGCTACCATTTCCGCGGCCGCGGCGCCCTCTACGCGCTGTTCGCCGCCGGGCTGATGTTCCCGATCACCGTGGCGATCACCCCGCTGTACATAGTGGTCCGCAACCTGGGCCTGATGAACTCGCTCGGAGGCGTAATCCTCCCGCAGATCGCCTTCGCCCTGCCGACGACGATCATCATCCTGGTGCCGTTCCTCCGCGCCATCCCCGACGAGATCCAGGAGGCGGCCTTCATCGACGGCTGCAGCCGCCTGGGCTTCTTCTGGCGGATGGTGCTGCGGCTGTCGCTTCCGGGCGTCATCACCGTCGGCATCCTGGCCTTCATCGCGAGCTGGAACAGCTACCTGCTGCCCCTCTTCCTCCTCAACAACGAGGCGACGTTCACGCTGCCGCTCGGGGTGCAGGCGTTCTCGTCGCAGTACTCCGTCGACACCGCCAAGGTGCTCGCGTTCACGTCGCTGTCCATGATCCCGGCGCTGATCTTCTTCAGCCTGTTCGAGCGCCGCATCGTCGGCGGCCTGACCGGCGCCGTCAAGGGCTGACGCCCGCACGTCAAGAAGTGTGAGATCGACATGACCGAATCCCTCCCGCGCTCCACTGCGCCCTCCGAGCGCGTGAGCGCCCTCCTCGCCTCCATGACGCTGGAGGAGAAGCTCGCCCAGCTGGTCGGCTTCTGGGTCGACAAGGGCGACGAGCTCGTGGCGCCGATGGCCGGCGAGATGGGCAACCCGGGCGCGTACGCGGACGCCACCGTGCACGGCCTCGGGCAGCTCACCCGCGTCTACGGCACGCGACCGGTCGAGCCGGTCGAACGCGCGGCCTGGCTGTGGGCGGAGCAGCGCCGGCTGAAGGAGGAGACCCGGCTGGGCATCCCCGCGCTGGTGCACGAGGAGTGCCTGACCGGGCTCGCGGCCTGGAAGGCGGCCACGTTCCCGACGCCACTGGCGTGGGGCGCGTCCTTCGACCCGGAGCTGGTGGAGGAGATGGCCGGCCTGATCGGCATGTCGATGCGCGAGCTGGGCATCCACCAGGGGCTCGCTCCTGTGCTGGATGTCATCCGCGACCCGCGCTGGGGACGCGTCGACGAGTGCATCGCGGAAGACCCGTACGTCGTCGGCACGCTCGGCACCGCCTACGTGCGCGGGCTGCAGGGCGCCGGCGTCCACGCGACGCTGAAGCACTTCGTCGGGTACTCCGCGTCGCAGGCGGGCCGCAACCACGCGCCGGTTCACGCCGGACCCCGCGAGGTGCGCGACACCCTGCTGCCTCCGTTCGAGATGGCGCTGCGGGACGGCGGCGTCCGGTCGGTCATGAACTCGTACGCCGAGATCGACGGCATCCCCGTCGCGGCGAGCGCCGAGTACCTCACGGGCGTGCTGCGCGACGAGTGGGGCTTCGACGGGACGGTGGTCTCCGACTACTTCTCCGTCGC is from Leifsonia sp. 466MF and encodes:
- a CDS encoding carbohydrate ABC transporter permease, whose amino-acid sequence is MSAFTVIPDAPDAPGVLDAPDRKKAKGLPWGSPTVYFVALVVIALMLAPIAYIVIGGFRTNSQITVDPAGFPNPWNAANYIGVLTGGVFWQEVLNSTIVAVVTTVGVIILGLMASYVLARYHFRGRGALYALFAAGLMFPITVAITPLYIVVRNLGLMNSLGGVILPQIAFALPTTIIILVPFLRAIPDEIQEAAFIDGCSRLGFFWRMVLRLSLPGVITVGILAFIASWNSYLLPLFLLNNEATFTLPLGVQAFSSQYSVDTAKVLAFTSLSMIPALIFFSLFERRIVGGLTGAVKG
- a CDS encoding carbohydrate ABC transporter permease — its product is MTHIRENTSPGLVPNAGLAQHGGGGAVASPPSQPRRRKRTGWAMRLEIALLAGPAAIVFLAFVIFPVAIAAYYGFFRWQGYGPATDFIGLQNYITILQDSAFQQALLHNGIIVIGSLVLQGPAAILLALLLNRKMRGQSLIRVLIFVPYVIAEVVVGTGWSLMLSTKGALNGLLENLGLGFLTQDWLSNPSLAIWTLLAILTWKYVGFAVILFLAGLQGIPEELYEAAALDGASYWQIQRRISLPLLGPTLRIWAFLSIIGALQLFDLVYIIWGQYVASTAGTSTMATYMVANGRNAGNFGYGNAVAVVIFLISLIVALFYQRFVLRRDTEGALTGDRRTGRKKR